The Staphylococcus simiae genome includes the window AAGCAGATACGGATCAAGCATTAAGTGATATTAACAATGTGTTTACCACCTCAGAGACAAGTGGTAATCAAGTATTATTGACACATAATTCAGTAGCATCCGCCTATGTCATAGAGAACTTGTATTTTAAATATTGGAATCAAGAAAATTATGTATTAGAGAATGTTTCTTTAACGATTGATAAAGGACAAAAAGTAGCAGTGATAGGACCTTCTGGTTCAGGGAAAAGCACTTTATTACAATTGCTAGCAGGTTTGTATCACTATGATAACGGAACATTGAAACTCTATAATCAAGAGATAAATGATATTAAAGATGAAGAAAAATATCGAGTAATAAATGGTTTATTACAACAGCAACAATTATTCGATGATACCGTGAAAGCCAATTTATTAACATTGAGCAATGATGACGAGATCAAAGAGGTATTTGAACGATTAGGGCTAGATCATATTTCTTTAGATCGACAGTTAGACTATAACGGTTCGACATTATCAGGAGGAGAAATTCAAAGATTATCATTAGCGAGACTATTGTTAAATAAAGACAAACATATTTGGATACTTGATGAACCAACAACTGCTTTAGACACAAAAAATAGCGAACAAGCTATGCAATTAATTGAAGCTAATGCAGAAACTTTAATTGTAGCTACTCATGATTTAAATTTATTACCTATATTCGATACGATCGTAGTCATGCTAGATGGTAAAATTATCGAACAGGGAAGTTATCAAGATTTACTTGCACAACAAGGTGAATTATGGCGTATGGTTCAATTCAACTCATAATAAAAAGCTTGGCGAATAATTAGCACTCGCCAAGCTTTTTATTAATTATCATTCAATTGAATATTAACCATCATTCTATAAACAATAAATTCTAAACATTACTTTAATTGTCATGACATAAGTTTTTTACTTTTCTTTTGATTCATCAAATGCATATATAACTTTACCTAATAAACGGTTAAGTTCTTTTACTTCATCTTGTGATAATGATGAAGCTGTAGCGACTTTCTCAGATGCATTGCTTAATTCTGGTCTTATACTTTCACTTTTATCAGTCAAGTGAATAAATACTTCACGTTGATCGACTTCGGAACGTTCACGTTTGATTAAATCAACTTGTTCCATTCTTTTTAATAAGGGTGATACTGTACCAGTATCAAGTGCTAATTCAGTTACGACTTTTTTGACATTTACAGGTGATTCATCCCATAAAATAGTCAAAACTAAAAATTGTGGATATGTTAGATTGTATTTCTTAAAGACTTTGTTAGAGTAGTAGCGATTAACTTGTCTTTGAGCATTATACAAACTAAAGCATAGCTGTTCTTTTAAATTATGTTGATCAGACATTAAAGTTCTCCTCCAGACATACTATCCGTAATATAATTTCGGATGGGTAATCATTGTAGTTCATAAAATTGTTAAGAAATTCACAACTTACAACGAAACAATGCCATGCTAAAATTAAAGTATGTTTAAATTTTAGAAGATATTTTTGATTAAATCAAGCAAAAAGATAATATAATATATATGTTATCTTTTTTAAAAATAACTGTAATAGAAAAGAGAATATAATATGAAAAAAATTAAAAACGAAAAAATAAAAATAACAATAATTAATGGATTTTTAGGTAGTGGAAAAACTACTTTACTGACACAGTATATTCATGAATTATTAAAAAATGATGAGAAAGTTAATATTATCATGAATGAATTTGGTAGTTTTGACATTGACAGTAACCATATTGCAGATGATATAGAAGTTCGTTCACTAATAAATGGTTGTGTTTGTTGTGATTTAAAACAAGACTTGGTTAATGAAATGCAAGCACTCATTAAATCAGAAAAAGTAGAACATATTATTATTGAGGCAACAGGAATAGCGCATCCATTAGAAATAATGGTTGCTTGTCAAGATCCACTTATAGTAAATTATTGCGAAAAACCATACGTTATTGGTGTACTTGATGCTAAACGATTTTTAGGTAGAAGTCAATATAGTGACAATACTGTAATGTTAATGGAAGAACAGCTTAAATTAAGTGACGCAATTGTTATTAATAAAATTGATTTGGTAGACGAAGATGCGTTGGAAATCATCTTATCTGAATTACAGGACATAAACCCTGGTGCTATTAGGTTTGAAGTAACTTATGGAGATATAAATTTTGATCAATTAACAAGCAATAATGACAGAATAGACATGACGCATCAACATATTCATCATCATAGTATAACAAGTTTGAAATATACCTTTACAGGTCCAATTGAAAGGCAATTATTTTATCAATTTATTCTAAAATTACCTGATAATGTACTTAGATTAAAAGGATACGTTAGGTTCAAAGACGCAACAACAGATATTTATGAATTTCAATATGCTTATGGTCTGCCTGAATATGGTATTGTTTCTGGTAATTTACCGTTAACTATAGTCATTATTGGCGAAGATATTGATGTTAATCAACTTCGTAATCAATTAGATATGTTACAATTTACTTAATTATTAACTATTATAAAGCTGTCTATTGGAATGGGGTTATATTATGGAACGAATACCTATTAATCAACATGTAACATTTTCTAAATTAATACAAGGCTTTTGGCGTGCCAATCAATGGAATATGACACACCAACAGTTGAATAGATTTATCAATCAATTAGTTGAACGTGGCATAACAACAATGGATCATGCCGATATTTATGGTGATTACGAATGTGAAATAATATTTGGGAAAGCACTAGCTTTATCACCTAAATTAAAAGAAGATATACAATTAGTTACTAAATGTGGAATTATCTTGCCATCAAATAAATATATATTTACAGATGCCCATAGATATGATTTAAGTAAAAAACATATTATTGCATCAGTCGAGCAGTCACTAAAGAATCTGAATGTTGATCATGTAGATAATTTATTGATTCATCGACCTTCACCATTGATGGATCCAGTGGAGATTACAGAAGCAATTGTTACATTAGTAAATGATGGTAAAATTAAATCCTTTGGCATATCAAATTTTAATGAGCAACAATATCAATTATTGAGTAATCAACTGACGAAAGAAAAATTGCATATTAGTGTCAATCAATTAGAATTATCCCCTTATTATGTAGATAATATTAATAATGATATGATTACAGCTATGTACCAACAGCAAGTTAAAGTAATGGCTTGGAGTCCATATGCTGGTGGGAAATTATTCGATTCTTTTGATGACAAAGGGCAAAGAATTTTGACAGTGATTAAACAGATAGCTAATAGGTATGGTGTTTCACCTAATGCTGTAATTATTTCTTGGTTCGACAAATTTCCACATGATATTATGCCTATATTAGGTACGAGTAAATTAGATCGAATAGATCAAGCTATTGAAGGATTATCTGTAACAATTACTGATCAAGAATGGTTTGATATTTATACAGCTGCATTAGGCCACGATATCCCTTAATATTAAACAAGCTAAAAGGAGTTACCTATGGAACAACAGGATAAAAGATTTGAACAACTACGCTTTGAACGTAAATTTGTCATTATTCCGTACGTCGTATTTGCGATTATTATCTTAGTATTGAACATTTTTTATACAGATTTAAAAATAATGATGACATTATTTGGATTGTTTTTTGCGTATAATTTAGTCATGTTATTCATGGCATTTATTAAACATTTTAAACGTACACTAATATTAATGTTAATACTCTCAATTATTAGTGGCGCTGCATTTTTCTTTTTAATTTATGTTTTTGCTATTAATCACATGTAAGGTGAGAAGTTATTGATGTTGTTTGTAATAAGCCTGAGACAAAATAGATTTTAAACTAAAAATGGCATGATTGGCTGTAACTGTCTAGATTATAAAATATTGAAAATTAAACATTTTATAATTATAGTCAGGCTTGCCGACGTGGTGGAACAGACATAGATGTTTTGCAACACTTATGTCTGTTCCACTCTTTTTTTATTCATTTTTATTTATAAAATAGTAAAAATTTTGAAAATTGTGTGTATTGTACTTTTTTATTAATATAATTATCTTTAACATTGATATAATAAAGGTGAAATAATCTACAAAGGGGAGACATATATGGATAAGAGAGATGAAAAAAATACTAAAGTTCAAAATAGAAAGCAAGGAACTAACAAAAAGACATATAAACCTTTATGGATAGTAGTTAGCTTTGTCGTTCTCATTACAATATTAATCATACCAACACCTGCAAGTTTACCGATTATGGCTAAAGCAGCATTAGCAATTCTAGCATTTGCAGTTATTATGTGGGTTACTGAAGCGGTTTCCTATCCTATTTCTGCGACATTGATTTTAGGTCTGATGATTTTGTTACTAGGATTCAGTCCGGTTCAGAACTTAGCTGAAAAATTAGGTAATCCAAAAGCAGGAGATGCTATTTTAAAAGGTAATGACATATTAGGAACGACTAATGCATTAGCACAAGCTTTTAGTGGCTTTTCTTCATCAGCTGTTGCACTCGTTGCAGCTGCATTATTTTTAGCAGCTGCCATGCAAGAAACTAATTTGCATAAACGATTAGCCTTACTAGTTTTATCAGTAGTTGGAAACAAGACGCGTAATATTGTTATAGGTGCTATATTGGTATCTATTGTGTTAGCCTTTTTTGTACCTTCAGCAACAGCAAGAGCAGGTGCAGTTGTACCTATATTATTAGGAATGATTGCAGCATTTAAAGTTTCAAAAGATAGTAAACTTGCTTCATTATTAATTATCACGGCAGTTCAGGCAGTATCAATTTGGAATATCGGTATTAAAACAGCGGCAGCACAAAACTTAGTAGCAACAAATTTTATTAATCAGCAATTAGGTTTTGATGTCTCATGGGGAGAATGGTTTTTATATGCTGCACCATGGTCAGTCTTGATGTCAGTAGCACTCTATTTCATTATGATTAAAGTCATGCCACCAGAATTAGATGAGATCAAAGGTGGAAAACAATTAATTAAAGATGAATTAGCAGCATTGGGACCAGTAAGTCCTAGAGAATGGCGTTTAATCGCTATTTCAATATTATTATTAATTTTTTGGTCTACTGAAAAAGTCCTTCATCCAATTGATTCAGCGTCTATTACAATCATTGCTTTAGGCCTCATGTTAATGCCAAAGATAGGAGTGATCACGTGGAAAGGTGTAGAACATAAAATACCATGGGGCACAATTATTGTCTTTGGTGTAGGTATATCATTAGGTAATGTTTTATTGAAAACTGGTGCTGCACAGTGGTTAAGTGATCAAACATTTGGTCTCATGGGCTTAAAATCCATGCCACTTATTGCTACCATTGCCCTTATTACTATTTTTAATATCTTAATTCATTTAGGGTTTGCAAGTGCCACTAGTTTATCTTCTGCCCTTATTCCAGTTTTTATCTCATTAACATCGACACTAAACTTAGGAGACCAAGCAATTGGTTTCGTCTTAATTCAACAATTTGTTATTAGCTTTGGTTTCTTATTACCAGTAAGTGCGCCACAAAATATGCTAGCTTATGGCACAGATACATTTACTGTTAAGGATTTTTTAAAAACAGGAATACCATTAACGGTTGTAGGGTATATATTAATCATTATCTTTAGTTTGACTTATTGGCAATGGTTAGGATTAATTTAGTAGTTAATTTTTGATAATTATAGTTAATGGTACTGTATAACGCTAAGTTTATCGTAAATAGTTTTTAGTCAACGTCATCTAATAAAATGAAATTTTAAGAATGGTGGTTAAAAATTTGGCAGTTGGCGTGATATTAAATAGAATGTTTAGAACCAAAGATAATCCGCTTTTTGAATATATATTTCAACAACAAGAAGATATTAATGAATGTTATTTTATTATACCTACAGAAGATTTATCAGATGCTTCAACGTTAAAAAAGCAATTTTATTTTGGGACATTACAACGATTTTATGATGATTTAACAAAATTAAAGTTGAGTCCTTTTGTGATGGAATATGATGATGTTATAACATTTTGTCAGCAACATCAGATTACAGAAGTCGTTATTGCTGGTGATATTATGTCCTATCATCATGAAACCTATGACATCCTACATCAGCGACATAAGTACCAACAAGCACAGATTAAAGTAACTTTAATTAAAGGTCATCATTATTTCAAACCAAGTAGAACTAAAAATAAACAACATAATTATTATCAAGTGTTTACAAGTTTTTATAAACAATGGAGACCTTTTTTAAGGATACAAAACTTATATCATTATGATTTAAAAGAGTTGCAATCTATAGTTATTTCAGCTACTGGAGACTATAGCTCAATATATAAAAATGAAGGTACCACACAGCAACATGAACAAGATAAATGGCAACAATTTCTGAAAAATAATATTAACAGTTATACGAGCGGTCGCGATTATTTGCCACAACTTCAAACGAGCCAATTAAGTATCGCATTAGCATACGGAGTGTTAGATATTAACGAAATATTTAACGATTTATTACAGATGTATGATAATAGTGAAGAAAATTTTGAAGCTTTTATCAGAGAATTAATGTTTAGAGAGTTTTATTATATTTTAATGACTGCTTACCCTGAAACATCTAATCAAGCTTTTAAAGAAAAATATCGACAAATTGAATGGTCTGATAATCAATTACATTTTGACAAATGGCGTCAAGGACAAACAGGCTTTCCAATTATTGATGCTGCAATGGCAGAGTTAAGACAAACTGGATTTATGCATAATCGGATGAGAATGGTGGTGTCTCAATTTTTAACTAAAGATTTATTTATAGATTGGACACTCGGTGAAGATGAGTTTCGTAAATACTTAATAGATTATGATGCTGCATCTAATATTCATGGATGGCAGTGGTCGGCATCAACAGGAACAGATGCTGTGCCATATTTTAGGATGTTTAGTCCTATTAGGCAAAGTGAACGTTTTGATAAACATGCATATTACATTAAACAATATTTGCCACAATTAACCGCTATTGATGCTAAGTATTTACATGATACTCATAAATATTATCAAAATATTAGTAAACAAGGTGTTACGATAGGAGTAGACTATCCAGAGCAAATTGTAAATCACAATGTGCAACGACAATATGTCTTAGAAACGTTTAAACAGCTAAAATAACTGTATATATGGTTTTGCAATTGCACAAATGATTATACTTGAATGAAAGCATTAAGTTTTGAGAATTGTATTTTAATATGTAGTATAAAATAAAAAAGCACAAAGGCGATTATTAAATCATCTCTGTGCTCTTTATTTGAGGGCTTATGACCAAGATATTTTTAAATAATATTGTGACAGTTATTTTAAAATAAATAAACAAAAATAGAGGCTTAAAAATTCACAGAAAGTGATAATATAAATATATTTTAAGCGTATTTTCATATTTAACGGTAAGTCCCAATTCGGAAAATGTCGTTCATAATAAAATGTTTGTCTAATAAAGACGCCTAGACCGAATGGTAGCAATGTTAATAAAATACTATGTTTATAACTATATCCCATAGCATGCCATAAGTGACCGATAATGAGTTGAAAGACTATAGTTAATAATAATAAGACGATTAAATTGAATGTCATTTTGCTAACCTAACTCCTTTAACTAAAAGTAATAGAGCACTTTGCATGAGCACCATAAACAATACAAAAATAAAGGCTTTAGGGGTTAATGCTAGCAACATATCTTGAGAAATTTTTAATGGCTCATTAAAAATGTAAACTGAATGAAGACGTAAAAAACGACCAATATATATTCCAAAACCATTTAAAAACATTAATATCAAAACATTAAGTCGATTAAACCATAATTTTGATGTTAAAGTTAAAATCTCAACATAAATTAATATCATAATATATATCGCTAAAAAGACACCTAACAATAGATATGTAAAATATGTCCATTCTAAAATATTGAGACCAGCATAAAAATTAAAATGGAACTGATTTAAATGTATTAAATCTGTCACCATATAAAATGTATTAGGCAAAATCAATACAAATATAGCACAAAAAATAATATATAATGGCCATTCATATTTTTTAGTTGGTTTGAAAAGTTTGAGTAGCAAACTTAATTCAAAAGGAATATAGGCTAGGAATAAATTTAACGTCATAAAATTAAATACTGTATTTTCAAAAAGAGAAATACTAAAGAGTATTAAGAAATATATTCTAGCTATGTATCGAGGTTGCATGTGAATAACACTACTTTCTATCAATTGTGTTAAGCAATTACAATATAAATGACAATAATCTAGTTAACAAAGCATGTCATAACATTATAAAATGCTTAACAAACCATGTTATCTGAATGGATTTGTTAAGCATATATAATAACTTGTCTTAATAAGGTAATCAACTAAAATAAATTACGACTTTGGACTGAGTAAATTCAAACCGATATGATCATTAAATTCACGATTGATATCCATATCAGTTAATGTAATGACAATTTCAGCAGTAGCCGATACGATTGCTTTAGCAAGGTGGCCGCTATAAGTTTGATATTGAGCATCACCAAATGTAGCATGTAAATGCGCAAAAGCTTTATCATCAATTCGTGAAATGTTACCTAATAAGCTTGTTAATTCTAATGGTTGATGAATATGTTTTTCTTCATATTGTTGTGTTGTTAAATTATAGAAATTTAATGTGACATCGTCACAAGCACCAATACCGCTAACAGTTCCAAATTTTTTGTTATGGTCTTCGGCAATGTTAGTGACAGCTGAAACGATATCTTCGCCTTGCTCTAAAACTAATAAAATAACATTTTGAGACACTTGTGTTTTCATGAAAATACCTCCTAAAAAGATAATATGTTATCTTAATTATACATATAAAGTTACGAATAGATAATAAAGTTGAATTTATTATTGTCAAAAAGAGTTAAGTTATAATACAATATAGAAACTTTTAGTAATATAAAAATAATAATAATATATCATCGAGATAGAAGTGATTAACAAAAGAGGTGGGCAAATGAATAAGCAACTATTCACATTATATTTTAATATTTTTCTTATCTTTTTAGGTATTGGCTTAGTTGTCCCAGTATTACCAGTATATCTTGAGGATTTAGGATTAAAAGGTAGCGATTTAGGTCTGCTTGTAGCAGCGTTTGCCTTATCGCAAATGATTATTTCGCCTTTTGGAGGTACTCTCGCAGATAAATTAGGAAAAAAATTAATTATATGCTTAGGATTAGTATGTTTTTCAGCATCAGAGTTTATGTTTGCTGTCGGACATAGTTTTTCAATCCTTATACTATCAAGAATTATTGGTGGCATGAGTGCAGGAATGGTCATGCCTGGTGTAACAGGATTAATTGCAGATATATCTCCAGCAGATAAAAAGGCTAAAAATTTTGGTTATATGTCAGCAATTATTAATTCAGGATTTATCTTAGGACCAGGCATCGGTGGATTCATGGCAGAGGTCTCTCATCGCTTGCCTTTCTATTTCGCAGGAGCATTAGGCGTAATTGCATTTATCATGTCAGTAATCTTAATTACAAATCCTAAAAAAGCTACAACAACAGGATTTCAACGTATTGAACCACAGTTGTTAACTAAAATAAATTGGAAAGTGTTCATTACACCTGTTATTTTAACTTTAGTATTGGCTTTTGGCTTATCGGCATTTGAGACACTATTTTCACTTTATACTTCATATAAAGCTGATTATTCACCTAAAGATATATCTATTGCCATTACAGGTGGTGGTGTATTTGGTGCATTATTCCAAATTTACTTCTTTGATAAGTTTATGAAATATTTATCAGAATTAAACTTTATTGCCTGGTCATTATTATATTCAGCCATTGTACTTGGTTTATTAGTTATCGCTCATAGTTATTGGTCAATTATGATAATTAGTTTTATTGTCTTTATTGGTTTCGATATGATTAGACCAGCCATTACGAACTATTTTTCTAATATAGCAGGTGATCGACAAGGTTTCGCTGGAGGATTAAACTCGACGTTTACCAGTATGGGAAACTTCATTGGGCCTCTGATTGCTGGTGCCTTATTTGATGTTCATATAGAAGCACCATTATATATGGCTATCGGTGTATCATTAGCGGGTATTGTTATTGTATTAATAGAAAAAAGACATCGTATGAGCATGAAAAAACAACAAAATAATTAATAATATAGAGGTTATATAAAAAAGAAGTAGTTATATTAAAATGAATATATTTAAAGTTAATTACTTATCAGTCATGTTTGTGATGTAACATATTAAAAAAAATAAATTTCAAACAGTTATAGTCAGTCATAGCGAGGGGACGAAATAATTTATTTCTGTTCTCTCTCTTTGTATTCAACAGTAAATTTTAATCAAGACAATTAAGACAAGTTGATAAAATTTTGTAACAAATAAATATAATTAGTAATAATAACATTACAAATATTACATTCATTTTAAATTGTAATCCACATATCTTTTTAATAGTAAAACTATGTTAAGATAGAGAAAATTAATTAAGAAATGTGGGTAAGGGGATGACTTTTAAAAATATTTTTTTAAGTATAGTAGCAGTGCTATTAACGATATGTTTAATTATGTTACTTTTTCTAGCAACTAACCAAGATGCCTTAGCAAAAGTACATCAAACAATTAATACATTTTCAAAATTTAATGCGTTATCCCATTCAACTGGGAAAGAAAATTTTAATTTATTCGACATGAAAACTGCTAAAGCTTCAGAAATTGATAAAACTAATAAACAACATAATAAAGTGGATATAATGGATAATAATAAAGAATTCGCAG containing:
- a CDS encoding CobW family GTP-binding protein — encoded protein: MKKIKNEKIKITIINGFLGSGKTTLLTQYIHELLKNDEKVNIIMNEFGSFDIDSNHIADDIEVRSLINGCVCCDLKQDLVNEMQALIKSEKVEHIIIEATGIAHPLEIMVACQDPLIVNYCEKPYVIGVLDAKRFLGRSQYSDNTVMLMEEQLKLSDAIVINKIDLVDEDALEIILSELQDINPGAIRFEVTYGDINFDQLTSNNDRIDMTHQHIHHHSITSLKYTFTGPIERQLFYQFILKLPDNVLRLKGYVRFKDATTDIYEFQYAYGLPEYGIVSGNLPLTIVIIGEDIDVNQLRNQLDMLQFT
- a CDS encoding cryptochrome/photolyase family protein, which codes for MAVGVILNRMFRTKDNPLFEYIFQQQEDINECYFIIPTEDLSDASTLKKQFYFGTLQRFYDDLTKLKLSPFVMEYDDVITFCQQHQITEVVIAGDIMSYHHETYDILHQRHKYQQAQIKVTLIKGHHYFKPSRTKNKQHNYYQVFTSFYKQWRPFLRIQNLYHYDLKELQSIVISATGDYSSIYKNEGTTQQHEQDKWQQFLKNNINSYTSGRDYLPQLQTSQLSIALAYGVLDINEIFNDLLQMYDNSEENFEAFIRELMFREFYYILMTAYPETSNQAFKEKYRQIEWSDNQLHFDKWRQGQTGFPIIDAAMAELRQTGFMHNRMRMVVSQFLTKDLFIDWTLGEDEFRKYLIDYDAASNIHGWQWSASTGTDAVPYFRMFSPIRQSERFDKHAYYIKQYLPQLTAIDAKYLHDTHKYYQNISKQGVTIGVDYPEQIVNHNVQRQYVLETFKQLK
- a CDS encoding SLC13 family permease — its product is MDKRDEKNTKVQNRKQGTNKKTYKPLWIVVSFVVLITILIIPTPASLPIMAKAALAILAFAVIMWVTEAVSYPISATLILGLMILLLGFSPVQNLAEKLGNPKAGDAILKGNDILGTTNALAQAFSGFSSSAVALVAAALFLAAAMQETNLHKRLALLVLSVVGNKTRNIVIGAILVSIVLAFFVPSATARAGAVVPILLGMIAAFKVSKDSKLASLLIITAVQAVSIWNIGIKTAAAQNLVATNFINQQLGFDVSWGEWFLYAAPWSVLMSVALYFIMIKVMPPELDEIKGGKQLIKDELAALGPVSPREWRLIAISILLLIFWSTEKVLHPIDSASITIIALGLMLMPKIGVITWKGVEHKIPWGTIIVFGVGISLGNVLLKTGAAQWLSDQTFGLMGLKSMPLIATIALITIFNILIHLGFASATSLSSALIPVFISLTSTLNLGDQAIGFVLIQQFVISFGFLLPVSAPQNMLAYGTDTFTVKDFLKTGIPLTVVGYILIIIFSLTYWQWLGLI
- the norA gene encoding multidrug efflux MFS transporter NorA, which translates into the protein MNKQLFTLYFNIFLIFLGIGLVVPVLPVYLEDLGLKGSDLGLLVAAFALSQMIISPFGGTLADKLGKKLIICLGLVCFSASEFMFAVGHSFSILILSRIIGGMSAGMVMPGVTGLIADISPADKKAKNFGYMSAIINSGFILGPGIGGFMAEVSHRLPFYFAGALGVIAFIMSVILITNPKKATTTGFQRIEPQLLTKINWKVFITPVILTLVLAFGLSAFETLFSLYTSYKADYSPKDISIAITGGGVFGALFQIYFFDKFMKYLSELNFIAWSLLYSAIVLGLLVIAHSYWSIMIISFIVFIGFDMIRPAITNYFSNIAGDRQGFAGGLNSTFTSMGNFIGPLIAGALFDVHIEAPLYMAIGVSLAGIVIVLIEKRHRMSMKKQQNN
- the mgrA gene encoding HTH-type transcriptional regulator MgrA — its product is MSDQHNLKEQLCFSLYNAQRQVNRYYSNKVFKKYNLTYPQFLVLTILWDESPVNVKKVVTELALDTGTVSPLLKRMEQVDLIKRERSEVDQREVFIHLTDKSESIRPELSNASEKVATASSLSQDEVKELNRLLGKVIYAFDESKEK
- a CDS encoding DUF1361 domain-containing protein; its protein translation is MQPRYIARIYFLILFSISLFENTVFNFMTLNLFLAYIPFELSLLLKLFKPTKKYEWPLYIIFCAIFVLILPNTFYMVTDLIHLNQFHFNFYAGLNILEWTYFTYLLLGVFLAIYIMILIYVEILTLTSKLWFNRLNVLILMFLNGFGIYIGRFLRLHSVYIFNEPLKISQDMLLALTPKAFIFVLFMVLMQSALLLLVKGVRLAK
- a CDS encoding PPC domain-containing DNA-binding protein, whose protein sequence is MKTQVSQNVILLVLEQGEDIVSAVTNIAEDHNKKFGTVSGIGACDDVTLNFYNLTTQQYEEKHIHQPLELTSLLGNISRIDDKAFAHLHATFGDAQYQTYSGHLAKAIVSATAEIVITLTDMDINREFNDHIGLNLLSPKS
- a CDS encoding aldo/keto reductase, whose amino-acid sequence is MERIPINQHVTFSKLIQGFWRANQWNMTHQQLNRFINQLVERGITTMDHADIYGDYECEIIFGKALALSPKLKEDIQLVTKCGIILPSNKYIFTDAHRYDLSKKHIIASVEQSLKNLNVDHVDNLLIHRPSPLMDPVEITEAIVTLVNDGKIKSFGISNFNEQQYQLLSNQLTKEKLHISVNQLELSPYYVDNINNDMITAMYQQQVKVMAWSPYAGGKLFDSFDDKGQRILTVIKQIANRYGVSPNAVIISWFDKFPHDIMPILGTSKLDRIDQAIEGLSVTITDQEWFDIYTAALGHDIP